From Candidatus Saganbacteria bacterium, a single genomic window includes:
- the tsaD gene encoding tRNA (adenosine(37)-N6)-threonylcarbamoyltransferase complex transferase subunit TsaD — protein sequence MFLLAIETSCDETSAAVVEDGTKILSNIVSSQTEFHKKYGGIVPEIASRKHIESISAVIKEAMDKSGVMFNNINAVAVTFGPGLPGSLLVGLSAAKAISYSLKKPLIGVNHLEGHIYANFLNSPSAPRLATLARGKRFSLQSSAFPFISLIVSGGHTQIVLVKDHCEYRTIGRTRDDAAGEAFDKVSRFLGLGYPGGPIIDRIAKTADPGAVDFKRPMLDDGYDFSFSGIKTAVVYYVKKHSPLPVKGEGTGVRVHDLAASFQQAVIETLVEKTIRAAKENNVKTIALAGGVSANSLLRKMMSENCKKQGIVCIIPPLELCTDNAAMIGCAGYFRLKKGYTSDYNLAILSTAKL from the coding sequence ATGTTCCTGCTAGCCATCGAAACATCCTGCGACGAGACTTCCGCTGCTGTTGTCGAGGATGGTACGAAAATATTATCTAATATCGTTTCCTCGCAGACCGAATTCCACAAAAAATACGGCGGGATAGTTCCTGAAATTGCATCGCGCAAGCATATCGAATCAATAAGCGCTGTCATAAAAGAAGCTATGGATAAATCGGGCGTTATGTTCAATAATATTAATGCGGTAGCCGTGACTTTCGGGCCAGGACTTCCGGGTTCACTTCTTGTCGGTCTCTCGGCCGCGAAAGCCATTTCCTATTCACTTAAGAAACCGCTTATCGGCGTAAATCATCTTGAAGGTCATATATATGCGAATTTCTTAAACAGTCCTTCAGCCCCTCGACTCGCTACACTCGCTCGGGGCAAGCGCTTCAGCCTTCAGTCTTCAGCCTTTCCCTTCATCAGCCTCATCGTCTCCGGAGGTCATACTCAGATAGTTTTAGTCAAAGATCATTGTGAATACCGGACCATCGGCAGGACCCGCGATGACGCCGCAGGAGAAGCGTTTGATAAGGTATCCAGGTTTCTTGGCCTGGGATATCCTGGAGGGCCGATAATAGACAGGATCGCAAAGACCGCAGACCCGGGTGCCGTTGATTTCAAAAGACCGATGCTGGACGACGGTTATGACTTCAGCTTTAGCGGTATTAAAACAGCGGTCGTTTATTATGTCAAAAAACACTCCCCTCTCCCTGTCAAGGGAGAGGGGACGGGGGTGAGGGTTCACGATCTTGCCGCTTCTTTCCAGCAAGCCGTTATCGAAACCCTTGTTGAAAAAACTATCCGCGCAGCAAAAGAAAATAACGTAAAAACAATAGCGCTTGCCGGAGGTGTCTCAGCTAACAGCCTTCTAAGAAAGATGATGAGTGAAAACTGCAAAAAGCAAGGGATCGTTTGCATTATCCCGCCATTGGAACTTTGTACGGATAACGCAGCGATGATCGGATGCGCCGGATATTTCAGGTTGAAAAAGGGATATACTTCTGATTACAACCTGGCTATTTTATCCACTGCAAAACTATAA
- the gatC gene encoding Asp-tRNA(Asn)/Glu-tRNA(Gln) amidotransferase subunit GatC, whose product MHSKVLYNWVMSVSKKDTQYVALLARLGLSEDEEVSFAKQLNDILGYIDIINSADTKTVSPAAHTQLTGSIQEKKTPMRDDKAFPYKDTKKILDIAPHVENNMFRVPRILETEE is encoded by the coding sequence ATGCACAGTAAAGTATTATATAATTGGGTCATGAGCGTCTCGAAAAAAGACACGCAGTACGTTGCGCTTCTTGCAAGGCTTGGCTTGTCGGAAGATGAAGAAGTATCTTTCGCAAAACAGCTTAACGATATTCTCGGCTATATCGATATAATAAATTCCGCGGACACAAAGACCGTTTCACCTGCGGCACACACGCAGCTGACCGGATCGATACAAGAAAAAAAGACCCCGATGAGGGATGACAAGGCTTTTCCGTATAAAGACACAAAAAAAATACTGGACATTGCTCCTCACGTTGAAAACAATATGTTCCGTGTCCCCAGGATCCTTGAAACGGAAGAATAA
- the gatA gene encoding Asp-tRNA(Asn)/Glu-tRNA(Gln) amidotransferase subunit GatA translates to MNLYNLTAHELSKKLSNKEIGCVELTESVYKRIETVEPKVNAFNILTKELALKKAKEVDDQTNREPQTMDQSLKGIPIAIKDNMCTDGIPTTCSSKILENYIPPYNATIVDLVFEAGMIPVGKTNLDEFAMGSSTENSAFKTTKNPWDLKKVPGGSSGGSAAAVAADETILSLGSDTGGSIRQPASFCGVVGLKPTYGRVSRYGLVAFASSLDQIGPITKDVTDAALLMNVIARHDPKDSTSVNIKAPDYTKSLVRNVKGLRLGLPKELFGEGIEENIKRSVMDAVKLLEGLGAFVREVSLPSLKFALAAYYIIAPAEASSNLARYDGVHYGLRSKKDKDIMEMYLNTRREGFGAEVKRRIMIGTYALSSGYYDAYYLKAQKIRTLIKNDFEEAFKDLDMIITPTSPTAAFGIGEKTADPLSMYLSDIATIPVNLAGLPAISIPCGYDNGLPIGLQMIGRAFDEETLFRAAYTFESETDYHKRKPPL, encoded by the coding sequence ATGAACCTGTATAATCTGACGGCTCACGAACTTTCAAAAAAACTTAGCAACAAAGAAATCGGCTGCGTCGAGCTTACCGAATCGGTCTATAAGAGGATCGAAACCGTCGAGCCAAAAGTGAACGCTTTCAATATTCTTACAAAAGAACTCGCCCTTAAGAAAGCTAAGGAGGTTGACGATCAAACGAACCGGGAACCACAAACCATGGACCAGTCTTTAAAAGGCATTCCCATCGCCATAAAAGACAACATGTGCACTGACGGCATACCGACCACCTGTTCATCAAAGATACTTGAAAATTATATCCCCCCTTATAACGCAACGATCGTCGACCTTGTCTTTGAAGCGGGGATGATCCCGGTGGGAAAGACAAATCTGGATGAATTTGCAATGGGATCTTCAACCGAAAATTCCGCTTTCAAAACGACTAAAAACCCATGGGATCTGAAAAAGGTACCGGGAGGATCTTCCGGCGGATCGGCCGCAGCGGTTGCGGCGGACGAGACGATACTTTCGCTGGGTTCGGATACCGGCGGGTCTATCAGGCAGCCCGCTTCTTTCTGCGGAGTGGTCGGGTTGAAACCGACCTACGGCAGGGTTTCGCGCTACGGGCTTGTGGCCTTCGCGTCTTCGCTGGACCAGATCGGCCCTATCACAAAAGATGTAACTGATGCCGCGCTATTGATGAACGTCATTGCAAGGCACGACCCGAAAGACTCGACCAGCGTAAACATAAAAGCACCGGACTACACAAAGTCTCTTGTCCGCAATGTAAAAGGCCTGAGGCTCGGTTTACCGAAAGAACTCTTCGGCGAAGGGATCGAAGAGAATATAAAAAGATCCGTCATGGATGCGGTAAAGCTGCTCGAAGGCCTCGGAGCCTTCGTCAGAGAGGTGTCTCTGCCGTCACTTAAATTCGCTCTTGCGGCCTATTACATCATCGCGCCCGCCGAAGCGTCTTCCAACCTGGCAAGATACGACGGCGTACATTACGGCCTTCGCTCAAAAAAGGACAAGGATATCATGGAGATGTACCTGAATACGCGCCGTGAAGGTTTCGGAGCGGAGGTAAAAAGAAGGATCATGATCGGGACTTATGCTCTAAGTTCCGGGTATTACGATGCTTACTATTTAAAGGCCCAGAAGATAAGGACTTTGATAAAGAACGATTTTGAAGAGGCCTTTAAAGACCTGGACATGATCATCACTCCGACATCGCCGACAGCCGCCTTCGGGATCGGCGAAAAAACCGCAGATCCGCTTTCCATGTATCTTTCGGATATCGCCACTATTCCGGTGAACCTAGCGGGCTTACCGGCGATCTCTATCCCCTGCGGGTATGATAACGGACTTCCGATAGGGCTCCAGATGATCGGAAGGGCATTTGACGAGGAGACTCTTTTCAGGGCGGCTTACACGTTCGAAAGTGAAACGGATTATCACAAAAGGAAACCGCCGTTATGA
- the gatB gene encoding Asp-tRNA(Asn)/Glu-tRNA(Gln) amidotransferase subunit GatB, with the protein MKYEIVIGLETHAQLQTGSKMFCSCPTKFGNAPNTDICPVCTGQPGSLPVINRKAVELAVKTALALNCKVNEESIFARKNYFYPDLPKGYQISQFELPLAEHGFVEIEVRGQTKKIRITRVHLEEDAGKLVHKGSSGIKGADYSLVDLNRTGTPLMEIVSEPDIRDPEEARIFMEELAHILQYLEVCDAKLEEGSIRCDANISLRPQGQAKLGTKTEVKNMNSFKAVQKALEAEARRQETMLDGGAKILQETLLFDESSGQVSPMRSKEQSHDYRYFPDPDLLPLYVSKEMASNIAAQVPELPIDKYKRFIEKYNLSSADAGTLVSSRQMADFFESSVSILQEPKLIANWIIGDISAYLNSKGTGIDGTKLTPALLTEMIALIQKGTIGGKTAKDIIVVMLGTGKSAKAIVESSGATQISDESVLLEIIDKVIAENARSVESFKAGKETAVKFLIGQAMKLSKGRANPTTLEELFKKKLRS; encoded by the coding sequence ATGAAATACGAGATCGTGATAGGACTGGAGACACACGCGCAGCTGCAGACTGGATCAAAGATGTTCTGCTCCTGCCCGACAAAGTTCGGCAATGCCCCGAATACCGATATATGTCCTGTCTGCACGGGACAACCGGGATCGCTTCCCGTGATAAACAGAAAAGCCGTCGAGCTGGCGGTCAAGACCGCGCTGGCACTTAACTGCAAAGTAAACGAGGAGAGCATCTTTGCCAGAAAAAATTATTTTTATCCCGACCTTCCTAAAGGCTACCAGATATCGCAGTTTGAACTGCCGCTGGCAGAGCACGGATTTGTCGAGATAGAGGTCCGAGGGCAGACAAAGAAGATACGCATCACAAGGGTCCACCTTGAAGAGGACGCCGGCAAACTTGTCCACAAGGGGAGCTCGGGGATAAAAGGAGCGGATTATTCCCTTGTCGATCTTAACAGGACAGGGACCCCTCTCATGGAAATAGTGAGCGAACCGGACATAAGGGACCCGGAAGAAGCCAGGATCTTCATGGAAGAACTCGCGCATATACTTCAGTATCTCGAAGTGTGCGATGCCAAGCTTGAAGAAGGAAGCATTAGATGCGACGCAAATATTTCTCTCAGGCCGCAGGGGCAGGCAAAGCTGGGAACAAAAACAGAGGTTAAGAACATGAACTCTTTTAAGGCTGTCCAGAAAGCCCTTGAAGCCGAGGCCAGGCGGCAGGAGACAATGCTTGATGGCGGCGCAAAAATATTACAGGAAACTTTATTGTTCGATGAAAGTAGCGGGCAGGTCAGCCCGATGAGAAGCAAAGAACAGTCCCACGATTACAGGTATTTCCCTGATCCGGACCTTTTGCCGCTTTATGTTTCAAAAGAGATGGCGAGTAATATCGCGGCACAAGTCCCCGAGCTTCCGATCGATAAATATAAAAGGTTCATTGAAAAATATAATCTTTCTTCCGCTGATGCGGGAACGCTGGTCTCGTCCAGGCAAATGGCTGATTTTTTCGAGAGTTCCGTTTCGATCCTGCAGGAGCCAAAACTCATCGCCAACTGGATTATCGGAGATATCTCGGCATATTTAAATTCAAAGGGCACAGGCATCGACGGGACAAAACTGACCCCTGCCCTTTTGACGGAAATGATCGCCTTGATACAAAAAGGCACTATCGGGGGAAAGACCGCTAAGGATATCATTGTCGTGATGCTTGGAACCGGGAAGTCCGCAAAAGCGATCGTCGAAAGTTCGGGTGCTACTCAGATATCGGACGAGAGCGTATTGCTTGAGATAATTGATAAGGTGATCGCCGAAAACGCGCGATCGGTCGAGTCATTTAAAGCCGGGAAAGAAACGGCGGTAAAATTCCTGATAGGCCAGGCAATGAAACTTTCAAAAGGAAGGGCTAACCCTACAACGCTGGAAGAGCTTTTCAAGAAGAAGCTTAGGTCCTAG
- a CDS encoding response regulator, giving the protein MSEYTILMIDDEPVYTTAFKFLMESKGDYKIFLASDAKQGLELAKEKTPDLIFLDIMMPGEDGIEVLKRLKSDDKLKNIPVVMMTAVETELAHKETFALHAEDYLNKPLEMDTVIAKVEAIRAKYKKTS; this is encoded by the coding sequence ATGAGCGAGTATACAATACTGATGATCGACGATGAGCCGGTCTATACCACGGCGTTCAAATTCCTTATGGAATCAAAAGGGGATTATAAGATATTCTTGGCATCTGACGCGAAACAGGGGCTTGAACTGGCAAAGGAAAAAACTCCCGACCTGATCTTCCTAGATATCATGATGCCCGGTGAAGACGGCATAGAGGTATTAAAGCGGCTCAAAAGTGATGATAAATTAAAAAATATTCCCGTGGTGATGATGACCGCGGTTGAGACGGAGCTGGCGCACAAAGAAACTTTTGCCCTTCATGCTGAAGATTATTTAAACAAGCCCCTGGAAATGGATACGGTAATAGCGAAGGTTGAGGCGATCAGGGCAAAATATAAAAAGACTTCCTAG
- a CDS encoding TatD family nuclease-associated radical SAM protein, giving the protein MADYIYELKDSLYINLTNRCNNRCSFCIKYKNRIFEGKHNLWLDREPDAEEVTGLINDPSKYRQIVFCGYGEPLIRLETLKKIAAGLKEKGSFIRVDTDGQANLFYGRNITADLNGLVDEMDISLNAHDKKTYDKLCRSVYGEKAYKAILDFARLAKETIPKVVLTAVDLPGIDIEKCKNISDEIGVEFKIRPYYEESYIA; this is encoded by the coding sequence ATGGCTGACTATATCTATGAATTAAAAGATTCTTTATATATTAATCTTACTAACAGGTGCAATAACCGCTGCTCTTTCTGCATCAAATATAAGAACCGGATATTTGAAGGAAAACATAATCTCTGGCTTGATCGGGAACCGGACGCGGAAGAAGTGACAGGCCTGATAAACGATCCTTCAAAATACCGGCAGATAGTTTTCTGCGGGTACGGAGAGCCGCTGATAAGACTTGAGACGCTAAAGAAGATCGCCGCGGGATTAAAAGAAAAAGGCAGCTTCATCAGGGTCGATACCGACGGCCAGGCAAACCTGTTTTACGGCCGCAACATTACTGCCGATCTTAATGGTCTTGTAGATGAAATGGATATCAGTTTGAACGCGCATGATAAAAAGACCTACGATAAGCTTTGCAGGTCTGTCTACGGGGAAAAAGCATACAAAGCGATCTTAGATTTCGCAAGACTTGCCAAGGAAACCATACCGAAAGTCGTTTTGACGGCTGTGGACCTGCCCGGGATCGATATTGAGAAGTGCAAAAATATATCGGATGAGATCGGAGTAGAATTCAAGATAAGGCCCTACTATGAAGAAAGCTATATAGCCTGA
- a CDS encoding ribonuclease HII produces the protein MVSFRSEKALHKKGFSLIAGVDEAGRGPLAGPVVSAAVILPKNFGIIGLDNSKKLSPKRRQELYGIILKKAVDIGIGIAGEAVVDKINILNATLLSMKRAVLNTGNPPDFILVDGNKSIPGINTPQKTIIGGDGICASIAAASIIAKVTRDKLMMKISKKYPQYSFNEHKGYGTKKHFEALAKYGPCPVHRRSFAPVSLVTGPSL, from the coding sequence ATGGTCAGCTTTAGAAGCGAGAAAGCGCTGCACAAAAAAGGTTTTTCACTTATTGCGGGAGTCGATGAAGCGGGAAGGGGGCCACTTGCGGGGCCCGTCGTTTCTGCCGCTGTGATCTTACCCAAAAATTTCGGTATTATAGGTCTTGATAATTCCAAAAAATTATCACCCAAACGAAGGCAGGAACTTTACGGGATCATTCTAAAAAAAGCCGTAGATATCGGCATCGGCATTGCGGGTGAGGCCGTGGTTGACAAGATAAACATTCTTAATGCAACGCTTCTTTCAATGAAAAGAGCGGTCCTTAATACGGGCAACCCCCCCGATTTTATACTGGTGGACGGCAACAAAAGCATTCCCGGAATAAATACTCCTCAAAAAACTATCATTGGAGGGGACGGCATCTGCGCCTCGATAGCGGCCGCGTCGATCATAGCAAAGGTAACGAGAGACAAATTGATGATGAAGATCTCAAAAAAATACCCGCAATACTCTTTTAATGAGCATAAAGGCTACGGCACAAAAAAACATTTTGAGGCTTTGGCAAAATACGGACCGTGCCCGGTCCACAGGAGAAGTTTTGCTCCCGTATCGCTTGTCACGGGCCCGTCACTTTGA
- the lepB gene encoding signal peptidase I → MEKIRAFIKETIETVVVALLIALFIRAFFIQIFWIPSESMLPTFEVNDRIIVDRLSLGLPNPLYDMNDSPIFLFNIPNPLYNTNFIFSNARNIYTFSRPKRMEVIVFKYPKDPVGTRRDFIKRIIGLPGETVSIKNGYVYINGRQLEEKHPVNRDNFNMPEVKVPEKSYFMMGDNRPNSMDSRFWGFAPEDNIIGRAVVRIWPLNKLSIFPGM, encoded by the coding sequence ATGGAAAAGATCAGAGCCTTCATCAAAGAGACCATAGAGACCGTAGTCGTCGCGCTTTTGATAGCGCTTTTTATCAGGGCGTTCTTTATTCAGATATTCTGGATACCTTCCGAATCGATGCTTCCGACTTTCGAGGTGAACGACAGAATAATCGTCGACAGGTTATCCCTGGGACTGCCTAATCCTTTGTATGACATGAACGACAGCCCGATATTCCTCTTCAATATTCCCAACCCTCTTTACAATACGAATTTTATTTTCAGCAACGCGCGCAATATATATACATTCTCAAGGCCGAAGAGGATGGAAGTGATCGTTTTCAAATATCCTAAAGACCCTGTCGGGACAAGAAGAGATTTCATCAAAAGGATCATCGGACTTCCGGGCGAGACGGTCTCGATAAAAAACGGTTATGTTTATATAAACGGCAGACAACTCGAAGAAAAACATCCGGTAAACCGCGACAATTTCAACATGCCTGAAGTGAAAGTTCCGGAAAAAAGTTATTTCATGATGGGGGATAACCGCCCTAACAGCATGGACAGCAGGTTCTGGGGCTTTGCGCCCGAAGACAATATCATCGGCAGAGCGGTAGTGCGCATCTGGCCTCTAAATAAATTAAGTATCTTCCCCGGGATGTAA
- the rplS gene encoding 50S ribosomal protein L19, with amino-acid sequence MNMIKEINQKNMKPNVEAFGIGDTVRVYAKIVEGDKERIQGFEGIVIARKGGSISETFTVRKIVQGVGVERIFPLHSPKVDRIKVIKRGKVRRAKLYYLRDRIGSSATKIEEMASQQTAQ; translated from the coding sequence ATGAATATGATCAAAGAAATAAACCAGAAAAATATGAAGCCAAATGTCGAAGCTTTCGGCATCGGTGACACCGTAAGGGTATACGCTAAGATAGTCGAAGGCGACAAGGAGCGCATACAGGGTTTTGAAGGGATCGTCATCGCGAGAAAAGGCGGCAGCATCTCCGAGACATTCACGGTAAGGAAGATCGTTCAGGGTGTCGGGGTCGAAAGGATATTTCCTCTGCATTCTCCAAAAGTTGACAGGATAAAGGTCATAAAACGGGGAAAAGTCAGAAGGGCAAAATTGTACTACCTGAGGGACAGGATAGGTTCGTCCGCCACAAAGATCGAAGAAATGGCTTCCCAACAGACCGCCCAGTAG
- the trmD gene encoding tRNA (guanosine(37)-N1)-methyltransferase TrmD, which produces MRFDILTLFPAMFEGPFTESLLKKARERGSIIINIHDIREETSNPHKTADDSPFGGGPGMVMLAEPIIKTLKKIGTKTSKTVFLTPAGKTLTQDKVVELSKLDHLVIICGHYEGADERIRPFIDEEISIGDYVLTGGELPAAVLVDAVSRYIPGVVKELGSVEADSFSGSLLDFPHYTRPADLEGSAVPEVLRSGNHEEVRKWRRKQSLQKTFFMRPDLLAMAELNGEDKEFLRQIVLGI; this is translated from the coding sequence ATGAGATTTGACATATTGACCCTCTTTCCCGCAATGTTCGAGGGGCCGTTCACCGAAAGCCTTTTGAAAAAAGCGAGGGAAAGAGGGTCAATCATTATTAATATCCACGATATTCGCGAAGAAACAAGCAACCCCCATAAGACAGCCGATGACAGCCCGTTCGGCGGCGGACCCGGCATGGTGATGCTTGCCGAACCGATAATAAAGACCTTAAAAAAGATCGGGACAAAGACCTCAAAGACTGTTTTCCTGACCCCTGCTGGCAAAACACTGACGCAGGATAAAGTAGTGGAATTGTCAAAACTGGACCATCTTGTCATAATTTGCGGCCATTACGAAGGGGCAGATGAAAGGATCCGGCCGTTCATCGATGAGGAAATATCCATAGGCGACTATGTCCTGACCGGAGGGGAACTGCCCGCGGCCGTACTTGTAGACGCGGTAAGCCGCTACATCCCGGGGGTCGTGAAAGAGTTGGGTTCTGTCGAGGCAGACTCTTTTTCAGGATCATTGCTAGATTTCCCTCATTACACAAGGCCGGCTGATCTTGAAGGCAGTGCTGTTCCGGAAGTCCTGCGGAGCGGCAACCATGAAGAGGTGCGCAAATGGCGAAGAAAACAGTCCCTTCAGAAGACTTTTTTCATGCGTCCCGATCTTCTGGCAATGGCAGAGTTGAACGGAGAAGACAAAGAATTCCTGAGGCAGATCGTCCTCGGAATATGA
- a CDS encoding YlqD family protein: protein MSETAIELKRIVMVKAIVTEAFKDNLVKELERAIRNMDGQMQQIENQSKAYMEDLKKKGMMQQITTFRNQLNEERAKMTASKNDLLMKVEEAKKLVLGSEFIQGPLEGPVNVKVGDNLYRKVGAAEILVKDGVIMEIRNIE, encoded by the coding sequence ATGAGTGAGACAGCGATCGAGTTAAAACGTATAGTTATGGTCAAAGCGATAGTGACCGAAGCGTTCAAGGACAACCTAGTAAAGGAGCTCGAGAGAGCGATCAGGAATATGGACGGTCAGATGCAGCAGATCGAGAACCAAAGCAAGGCGTATATGGAAGACCTCAAGAAAAAAGGCATGATGCAGCAGATAACCACGTTCAGGAACCAGTTAAACGAAGAGCGTGCAAAGATGACCGCTTCAAAGAACGATCTTTTGATGAAAGTGGAGGAAGCAAAAAAACTGGTGCTTGGGAGCGAGTTCATCCAGGGGCCGCTTGAAGGACCCGTCAACGTGAAGGTGGGCGATAATCTTTACAGGAAAGTAGGCGCCGCTGAGATCCTGGTAAAAGACGGCGTCATAATGGAAATCAGAAACATCGAATAA
- a CDS encoding KH domain-containing protein: protein MKELVEYIVKALVDKPEEAAVAQTDRENVTILEIKTAPEDVGKVIGKEGRIASAIRTVVKSAAAKQRKRVTVEIIS, encoded by the coding sequence ATGAAAGAGCTGGTAGAGTATATCGTAAAAGCATTAGTGGACAAGCCTGAAGAAGCAGCGGTCGCCCAGACAGATAGAGAGAACGTGACGATACTCGAAATAAAAACAGCGCCTGAAGATGTAGGCAAGGTGATCGGCAAAGAGGGCAGGATAGCAAGTGCGATCAGGACCGTCGTAAAATCAGCAGCGGCAAAACAGAGAAAAAGAGTGACCGTCGAAATCATATCATAG
- the rpsP gene encoding 30S ribosomal protein S16: protein MSAKLRLSRVGSKSKPYYRVVVMDESAARDSKAIEILGHYDPRKEPYAFEVNKEKVQEWLKKGAIPTEVVRKYLGKIGIMPPVNFDKKKKKLPKGEQPAAEAPKPAEEKKEDH, encoded by the coding sequence TTGTCAGCAAAACTGAGGTTATCAAGGGTCGGTTCAAAAAGCAAGCCGTATTACAGGGTCGTTGTGATGGACGAGTCCGCAGCGAGGGACAGCAAGGCGATCGAGATCCTCGGCCATTATGATCCGAGGAAAGAACCGTACGCTTTTGAAGTGAACAAAGAAAAAGTGCAGGAATGGCTTAAAAAAGGCGCTATTCCAACGGAAGTAGTGCGGAAATATCTCGGTAAGATAGGTATCATGCCGCCGGTGAACTTTGATAAGAAAAAAAAGAAGCTGCCAAAAGGCGAACAGCCGGCAGCCGAAGCCCCGAAACCCGCAGAGGAAAAGAAAGAAGATCATTGA
- a CDS encoding chorismate synthase yields the protein MLRFLTAGESHGKALTAILEGMVANMALNEDDINTELLRRQGGIGRSERMKIEKDSAQILSGVRKGHTIGSPICILIENADSSDRAALLTRPRPGHADLAGSIKYNQKDLRNILERASARETAARVAAGAIARKLLSEFKIKIESDVIALGGLLKQNEWKDLVEKARKEGDSLGGIFEVRITGLPAGLGSHVQWDRKLDGLLAQSIMSIQAIKGVDIGMGFGVANRFGSEVHDEIMIKNGKIFHSSNNAGGIEGGMSNGEPVILRAAMKPIATLKKPLRSVDLATKKSCEAHFERSDVCAVHSAAVIAENAAAMVIAGVFLEKFGGDSLEETKAHFASFL from the coding sequence ATGTTAAGGTTTTTAACCGCAGGCGAATCTCACGGGAAAGCCCTTACCGCCATCCTCGAAGGTATGGTCGCTAATATGGCGCTGAATGAAGATGATATTAATACCGAGCTTTTAAGAAGACAGGGCGGAATCGGAAGGTCGGAGCGGATGAAGATCGAAAAGGACTCGGCGCAGATACTTTCGGGCGTAAGAAAAGGACATACCATCGGAAGTCCGATATGCATTTTGATAGAGAACGCGGATTCATCCGACAGGGCAGCTCTTTTGACAAGGCCGCGGCCTGGGCATGCCGATCTGGCGGGTTCGATCAAATACAATCAGAAGGATCTCCGAAATATTCTTGAAAGAGCCAGCGCGCGCGAGACAGCGGCCAGGGTCGCTGCAGGAGCGATTGCCAGGAAACTCCTGTCGGAGTTCAAGATAAAGATAGAAAGCGACGTAATAGCCCTAGGAGGCCTATTGAAACAGAACGAATGGAAAGATCTTGTTGAAAAAGCGAGAAAAGAAGGCGATAGCCTAGGAGGCATCTTCGAGGTCAGGATAACAGGTCTCCCTGCAGGACTTGGCAGCCACGTCCAATGGGACAGGAAGCTCGACGGGCTTCTGGCGCAGTCCATAATGAGCATACAGGCGATAAAGGGTGTCGATATAGGCATGGGATTCGGCGTGGCGAACAGGTTTGGGTCAGAGGTCCATGATGAGATAATGATAAAGAACGGGAAGATATTCCATTCTTCAAATAACGCGGGCGGCATAGAAGGCGGGATGTCCAATGGGGAGCCGGTGATATTAAGGGCCGCCATGAAGCCGATCGCCACATTGAAAAAGCCGCTCAGATCGGTAGATCTTGCCACGAAAAAGAGCTGCGAGGCGCATTTTGAAAGGTCGGACGTATGCGCAGTCCATTCCGCCGCGGTTATCGCAGAAAACGCCGCTGCAATGGTCATCGCGGGTGTTTTCCTCGAGAAATTCGGAGGCGACAGCTTAGAAGAAACAAAAGCGCATTTCGCCTCTTTCCTGTGA